The following coding sequences lie in one Nakaseomyces glabratus chromosome I, complete sequence genomic window:
- the RPM2 gene encoding ribonuclease P (CAGL0I06380g~Putative mitochondrial RNase P precursor; gene used for molecular typing of C. glabrata strain isolates) codes for MAFKSFKYKLYAKGYHHSTATAAQSSTSFFDNGYYYYQQMRNRQVLHHVVPEEVGASTALHPAVVANNNFNNLECVLALHHDHDDSNAVNAASAVTANVATGDGTDLTLGGRKHKSKNKRMVGLCKRNDNSKTQFVQKRFISNATNIESRASAAHFTPAEALQTADLLELEKEYNWEKDTDDDLNPQTYLSTHIDQINKHFVKGNYNIINALYKSLKRNGIAIQDREVLTKVLISLARREMDDLDIDNKVFELLSCYQDIITNRIKPNLEIYNIVLETLFKSSIVAFKNKNGNGIDFYKIGSELLQTIMAAKDMNLSNDVINYCLLSTNLYPSFIQLSALQQYINILPNYKKDSFYYISCLSYARLNNDLDSIKKLYEDYRQLLIDDPTDMSIREDQYKVYSMFVSGLVECGELNLASKFLETFISKIRAENGSAENISTMLSTFIISVSKIDCNKAHILWSKFNRLSWVPEFSYEFYLTLLANCFQDWGLTKKVYEYMFPMRRVFKENRENLSEYLLYPMGLESVLNSLMDFALQLKDTQIVLKLLEEAIVKGFTFETGIYPFIFAYLKEVKCPEDYLLRLIQNQGELLLKSEKPEDVFMFFNAIADNFASQSLKSAITEMDLFTESCRNFHLVDSNKINFQGFLSIFENSWNCPKTHSNYAKLIQLHAILVTRLLDFETFPLVEHNEHLSQLKLRVIEKFQTLCTNYMNLNFDPNHISETTCEALRLIDAPENLINYFSHPGDWDKSYPLSLGSMIRVSPSTGIKEYKKLLDDGYCFDYDTYKTLLSNNMSDLHICRQILKQLPIDEVDECKYISNILAFHATSTELTNLLLTDEKSIKYILPNMRDSSMVNFIKNCGNIEVVVNRINFPEKFRGIAVQAERKETIKYIYGQLFKEKCYQEIIEYNKSCPVLDLNVLLKSFIRTGDYGSFLALFDKYRDTLGSNGLDLQVEYLINNGQIDSAIEVVRSSNLRTPHKTMDLFSFANFLKSFECDVAMHNAPENTLQLANILSTQNSFAGILSVFDMVRSSGKLQSSEINLPSVKNELLSQMFNNLDDAVSFFGNIDGSIQEVFRTKLQSLLRFKAYLKLPILSNRQIHQLVSIWSAIDPFAIDALFNNIVESFYLDDKVRILYLNEGITYPFNMNELNSIIDQIAFSFADRNDQENVQKARTFKIFLETNYIPSTIKFKENIAYS; via the coding sequence ATGGCGTTCAAGTCGTTCAAGTACAAGTTGTACGCCAAGGGCTACCACCACTCGACGGCGACTGCTGCGCAGTCGTCGACGAGTTTCTTCGACAACGGGTACTACTACTACCAGCAGATGCGGAACAGGCAGGTGCTGCACCATGTGGTGCCGGAGGAAGTCGGTGCGTCCACTGCGCTGCACCCCGCGGTGGTCGCGAACAACAACTTCAACAACCTCGAGTGTGTGCTGGCGCTGCACCACGACCACGACGACTCCAACGCTGTGAACGCTGCGAGCGCCGTGACGGCTAATGTGGCCACCGGCGACGGTACAGACCTCACTCTCGGCGGGCGCAAGCACAAGAGCAAGAACAAGCGCATGGTGGGTCTGTGCAAGAGGAACGACAACAGCAAGACTCAGTTCGTGCAGAAGAGATTCATTAGCAATGCCACTAACATCGAGAGCCGCGCCTCAGCGGCCCACTTCACACCAGCGGAGGCACTGCAAACCGCAGACCTGCTGGAGCTGGAGAAGGAATACAACTGGGAGAAGGACACCGACGATGACTTGAACCCACAGACTTACCTGAGCACACACATAGACCAGATCAACAAACACTTCGTAAAGGGCAATTACAACATCATAAACGCCCTCTATAAGTCCCTGAAGCGCAACGGCATCGCCATCCAGGACCGCGAAGTCCTCACAAAAGTGCTGATCTCTTTGGCACGCAGAGAAATGGACGATCTTGATATAGACAACAAGGTCTTCGAGCTCTTGAGTTGCTACCAGGACATCATCACTAATAGAATTAAGCCAAATTTAGAGATTTACAACATAGTGCTAGAGACGTTATTCAAGAGCTCTATAGTGGCcttcaagaacaaaaatggAAACGGTATCGACTTCTACAAGATCGGTAGTGAACTGCTACAGACAATAATGGCTGCAAAGGACATGAACCTATCTAACGACGTCATAAACTACTGTTTGCTATCGACAAACTTGTACCCATCCTTCATTCAATTATCCGCTTTGCAACAGTACATCAATATATTACCAAACTACAAGAAGGACTCCTTTTATTACATTTCGTGTTTATCTTACGCACGCCTGAATAACGATTTGGACTCGATCAAGAAACTATACGAAGACTACAGGCAGTTGTTGATTGACGACCCAACTGACATGTCAATCCGTGAAGATCAATACAAAGTATACTCAATGTTTGTTTCCGGCTTAGTCGAATGTGGTGAACTGAACTTGGCTTCCAAGTTCTTGGAAACATTCATTTCTAAGATTAGAGCCGAAAATGGTTCAGCTGAAAATATCTCTACTATGCTGTCCACCTTTATAATTTCAGTCAGTAAGATCGACTGCAACAAAGCCCACATTTTATGGTCAAAATTCAACAGATTGTCCTGGGTCCCAGAATTTTCTTATGAGTTTTATTTGACTCTGCTGGCTAATTGCTTTCAGGACTGGGGTCTAACAAAGAAGGTTTACGAATATATGTTCCCAATGAGGAGAGTGTTCAAGGAAAATAGGGAAAACTTATCAGAATACTTATTGTACCCTATGGGCCTAGAATCCGTATTAAACTCATTGATGGATTTTGCTCTGCAATTAAAAGACACCCAAATTGTATTAAAACTTCTGGAAGAGGCCATTGTTAAGGGATTTACTTTTGAAACAGGTATTTACCCATTCATTTTTGCTTACTTGAAAGAAGTCAAATGTCCAGAAGATTATCTATTACGTTTAATCCAAAACCAAGGTGAGCTACTACTAAAATCGGAGAAACCTGAAGATGTGTTCATGTTCTTTAATGCGATTGCAGATAATTTTGCTTCTCAAAGCTTGAAGAGTGCGATCACAGAAATGGATCTGTTCACAGAATCCTGCCGCAACTTTCACTTGGTTGACtctaataaaattaatttcCAAGGCTTTTTATCTATATTTGAAAACTCTTGGAATTGTCCAAAAACTCACTCTAACTATGCCAAGCTAATACAGTTGCACGCCATTTTAGTTACAAGACTTCTTGACTTCGAAACTTTCCCTTTGGTAGAGCATAATGAACACTTATCCCAACTTAAGTTGAGAGTTATCGAAAAGTTTCAAACTTTATGTACAAACTACatgaatttgaattttgatCCCAACCATATCAGCGAAACGACATGCGAAGCACTAAGATTAATTGATGCTCCTGAAAACCTAATCAACTACTTCTCTCATCCTGGTGATTGGGACAAGTCCTACCCACTATCCTTAGGGTCAATGATTAGAGTATCTCCATCGACAGGAATCAAAGAGTACAAAAAGCTATTGGACGATGGCTATTGTTTCGATTATGATACTTACAAGActttattatcaaataaCATGTCTGATCTACATATTTGCAGACAGATCTTAAAGCAATTACCAATTGATGAAGTAGATGAATGCAAATACATCTCCAACATCCTTGCATTCCACGCAACCTCAACCGAATTAACCAACTTATTATTGACTGACGAGAAATCCATCAAATATATCCTACCAAATATGAGAGACTCATCAATGGTGAACTTCATTAAAAATTGTGGTAATATTGAAGTAGTTGTTAATAGAATCAACTTCCCTGAAAAATTCAGAGGCATTGCAGTTCAAGCAGAACGTAAAGAAACTATCAAATACATATATGGTCAATtgtttaaagaaaaatgttACCAAGAAATTATTGAGTATAATAAATCATGTCCTGTTTTGGATTTGAACGTTCTCTTAAAGTCATTTATAAGGACTGGCGATTATGGATCATTTTTGGCACTTTTCGATAAATACAGAGATACCTTGGGATCTAATGGCCTTGATCTACAAGTCGAATATTTGATCAACAATGGTCAAATTGATAGTGCGATCGAAGTGGTTCGCTCTAGCAATTTGCGCACTCCCCATAAGACAATGGACCTCTTCAGTTTTGCAAATTTCTTAAAGAGTTTTGAGTGCGATGTAGCTATGCATAACGCACCTGAGAATACCTTACAGTTAGCTAATATTTTATCTACTCAGAACTCATTTGCTGGAATTCTATCTGTGTTTGATATGGTTAGAAGTTCTGGTAAGCTACAAAGCAGCGAAATCAATCTTCCAAGTGTAAAAAATGAGCTTTTGTCTCAAATGTTCAATAATTTGGATGATGCAGTTTCCTTTTTTGGAAATATAGATGGTAGCATTCAAGAAGTTTTTAGAACTAAACTACAAAGTTTATTGAGGTTCAAGGCTTATTTAAAATTGCCGATTTTGTCAAATCGTCAAATTCACCAGTTGGTTAGCATTTGGAGCGCAATTGATCCATTTGCCATTGATGCACTATTCAACAACATTGTCGAATCCTTTTATCTGGATGATAAGGTAAgaattttatatttaaaCGAAGGCATTACTTATCCTTTCAATATGAATGAATTGAATTCAATAATTGACCAGATcgccttttcttttgcagACAGAAATGATCAAGAAAACGTCCAAAAGGCAAGAACTTTTAAGATATTCCTAGAAACAAATTATATTCCCTCCactatcaaattcaaagaaaatatcGCATATTCATGA
- the LAA1 gene encoding AP-1 complex accessory protein LAA1 (CAGL0I06358g~Ortholog(s) have role in endocytosis, protein localization, retrograde transport, endosome to Golgi and AP-1 adaptor complex, Golgi apparatus, cytosol, endocytic vesicle, nucleus, ribosome localization), giving the protein MAAQSLLELIRASNDLNSTLMKWTIDCIEYAATLDDESKIISTEDMETIKIKKNEITEYIKYSTSLESEENQNSHLVILKLSYLCTLLLKLLQDEEGGAIFDMAELLTKILNDEIVCSTEDDSDKKKKKKLSSSKSSTHSIAKDIASTILIQMNETFPKDLSTLAPIIMTTALKCLKKNIEKSKYRHATYMTTLMQLINRVVRFANERDVDQQIYAKISKFSKSIFDSMATDNQEYPIEFIASLLDIWSHHYTSDTYIKEHKNDLLEHIHSKLCVSIMGIYAFSNDKTRIVFARTIADILFSLHFSKQLISLEDALDFYVQLFCESKSRDIKSGCFESLIHFISLNNNVNHSYLKGTNYLKIVKHLSTIFLDYNIKKKHLDSLSRYMRYFTYMHRIFLPRIGESSKCQMLLNIVAIKTDDSEGGTEEVIKTLSQSVENQWATMVQLNLLTLLLEDLSSTFATDKSLALKMKDALEELVVSNIFALRIFSTETFVTFLKQFPSFISDVIEKGLTALTKNFENTENFDFSVNHGLAYMIANLIKICDSDFVPYELIMRITVFATSYIKNHTTTTNGDVYFKGLICWILMTGLMNYPDEQYINMQKPQLQLFWKVLLTHTFSYNSEDELYKNLEIRNHAMACLISFLNNCKIDEDLANQVSYLLTKCSNFNHSVSTKSKNIDNALIQNEHRILQVYLCLRKFIKSDFNSSLLILILRNFSDVNLYTMKTTSILNSVKKIGGKKSDSKDDDKDPVVDYSVSSLLRQSDPFAYGLSSKIFDDQNGKESIEYPMSELKYTDIKHWFQPYEFEVKRAVSPTILFDSLSMLYKNLPPLDHDVVRVTTSLIDSSMELFATVFPYLNRKIQYSVIESLNLSMFSKMTVPMRSVAVSANVCTTLHDTLTHIHNSNLTLDNDVGQLLLESIRKIEFFNDSYIATKKANCVGLIIAAMCRGVNEEDAKALLNDQTAKIINQIAETDEPYLRTFEILSLANIYKYTLQASFFSTILDVIKTLIKDPHPVVHYWSLKALNIFLEKHYQLDTSETGTILELLDEILLTDKYGIFGSSIINANYFSEYNSHHLVGEITCTITEILGPNLSFLNEIESEIFKELSVSLLLSNDIVSQYMALKIYENISTFKVVGLLKDNLFIKIITDILDNNISIGIGSNVFNSALTINNEVFPSSASTTACLKVLEIVTQLIRLQKGSLLPEKLEVVTWRILNLFPSNEIVISYFEEYLLNTMSEIPNWLAKLVKIFNTSADRLFEDSNIAKRAQKLDKDSENYKSNKEYSEGFANEVNETSGKEVTNDHIHWRFRKVLTRMILQVCHEGFSSDSIQENIREQIPTLIKLAHQLSSISNEEMRLGGLNIIKLLLTRYAYIKDADTNDYVLGIQEAQITSAIMPSFNWGSSPEVIRLAIEVAGDLITSDVIPLGNLPRVSKLLVSGLSFFSDSTTNMKVMGIEVQTQKAKRKIELGILNAWADIVQTAYVNEDKELISFSKEYWPILVPLWIVSLREYIMIKYEEEKKQVTKETSQSGSVNKKQLYDSVWLNFIQGISCVMEHDLSVVLKSLDENELEGFTYILVIQCFEEIVRNIDNSLVKLDVLRVLSCILKCPLPLDFIFEEDLNTEITDILSRLVTTGSLQEKTFLIEILDSLMKKYISINDTHELFLSGIDKMYELLRLIMLIIKDLLPFVQHTVSETTNSGKELNSMEVNLLRKTFKVLEQNIPSFDAIFKLDLYACLLFVIGRIFLSDSNEALVPVILPLLKSIITDLVKSNEQKMLDIFYFSLEEQLVNSITSESSMATYLLMITNGYNSIAESTLDTIADHLIAGLKDENSIDLTAHAIRSILKQSNSLPACSYLTRKLLPLMYNDVVKGSINSVSANIIISLVVYFATTISKDEKTSFSKSVSIAILFIIAHAKSFPNHKDIAIRELNRIVSLEPTIVKEIIASLNDDQKAALDTMAGLKTDIKQPANDHTVNLKSFAR; this is encoded by the coding sequence ATGGCAGCTCAAAGTCTATTGGAACTTATTAGAGCAAGCAATGATCTCAATTCCACCTTGATGAAGTGGACAATTGATTGTATCGAGTATGCTGCGACCTTAGATGACGAGTCGAAGATCATATCTACAGAGGATATGGAAACaattaaaataaagaagaatgaAATTACcgaatatatcaaatactCAACTAGCTTAGAGTCagaagaaaatcaaaactCTCACTTGGTTATTTTAAAGCTGTCATACCTATGCACACTACTTCTCAAATTACTgcaagatgaagaaggaggagctatttttgatatggCGGAGTTACTGACtaaaatattgaatgaCGAGATAGTTTGTAGTACTGAAGATGATTCtgacaaaaagaaaaagaagaagctatCGAGTAGCAAATCATCAACTCACAGTATCGCAAAAGACATTGCCTCAACAATTTTGATCCAGATGAATGAAACATTTCCGAAGGATTTATCCACATTGGCACCTATAATTATGACCACCGCATTAAAATGCTTAAAAAAGAACATTGAGAAATCGAAATACAGACATGCGACTTATATGACAACGCTAATGCAATTAATAAACCGTGTAGTACGGTTTGCAAATGAAAGAGATGTAGACCAACAGATTTACGCAAAAATATCTAAGTTCTCGAAATCTATATTTGATTCTATGGCGACCGATAATCAAGAGTATCCAATCGAGTTTATAGCTTCTCTATTAGACATCTGGTCCCATCATTACACTTCTGATACTTACATTAAAGAACATAAAAATGATTTATTGGAGCATATCCATTCAAAATTATGTGTAAGTATCATGGGAATTTATGCTTTTTCTAATGATAAAACAAGAATCGTATTTGCGAGAACAATTGCTGAtatcttgttttctttacatttttcaaaacaatTAATATCTTTAGAGGATGCGCTAGACTTTTATGTGCAATTATTTTGTGAATCAAAATCCAGGGATATAAAGTCTGGTTGTTTTGAGTCCCTAATTCATTTCATTAGTCTGAATAACAACGTGAACCACAGCTATTTGAAGGGGACAAACTATCTAAAAATCGTTAAACATTTGTCTACAATTTTCCTTgattataatataaaaaagaagCATCTAGACTCATTATCGAGGTATATGAGATATTTCACATATATGCATAGAATATTTCTACCCAGAATTGGCGAATCTAGCAAATGCCAAATGCTACTTAATATTGTAGCTATTAAAACCGATGATTCTGAAGGAGGCACTGAAGAGGTTATTAAGACTCTATCGCAATCAGTCGAAAATCAATGGGCCACAATGGTTCAGTTAAATCTTTTGACGTTATTGTTAGAAGATCTCTCTTCGACCTTTGCAACCGACAAATCTCTTGCACTCAAAATGAAAGATGCCTTAGAAGAGCTTGTGGTAAGTAACATATTTGCCCTGAGAATATTCTCAACTGAGACGTTTGTTACTTTTTTAAAACAGTTTCCTAGTTTCATCAGTGATGTAATCGAGAAGGGATTGACAGCATTGACCAAAAACTTCGAAAAcactgaaaattttgatttttcagTTAATCATGGTCTTGCTTATATGATTGCAAACCTTATAAAGATATGTGATAGTGATTTCGTTCCTTACGAACTAATAATGCGCATTACAGTATTTGCAACATCgtatataaaaaatcaCACTACCACTACCAATGGGGATGTTTATTTTAAAGGGCTTATTTGCTGGATACTAATGACCGGTCTAATGAATTACCCCGATGAACAATACATTAACATGCAAAAACCTCAGTTGCAGTTATTCTGGAAAGTCTTGCTAACTCATACATTTTCCTATAATTCTGAGGACGAGTTATACAAAAACCTAGAGATAAGGAACCATGCAATGGCTTGCctgatttcatttttgaataattgcaaaattgatgaagatcTCGCAAATCAAGTTTCATATCTCCTAACAAAATGCTCCAACTTCAATCATTCAGTTTCAActaaatcaaaaaatattgataacGCTTTGATTCAAAATGAACATAGGATACTTCAAGTTTATCTTTGTCTAAGAAAGTTTATTAAATCTGATTTTAACAGCTCGTTATTAATATTGATCCTAAGAAACTTCTCAGATGTGAACTTATACACCATGAAAACAACATCCATACTAAATTCTGTCAAGAAAATTGGTGGAAAAAAATCTGATAGTAAGGATGATGATAAAGATCCTGTAGTTGATTACAGTGTATCTTCATTACTAAGACAGAGTGATCCTTTTGCATATGGGCTATCAAGCAAGATATTCGATGATCAAAATGGTAAAGAATCAATAGAGTATCCAATGTCAGAATTAAAATATACTGACATCAAACATTGGTTTCAGCCATACGAGTTTGAAGTGAAAAGAGCTGTATCTCCAAcaattttatttgattCACTTTCGATGCTGTACAAGAACTTACCTCCTTTGGACCACGATGTTGTAAGGGTCACAACATCTCTGATCGACTCTTCAATGGAGTTATTTGCAACAGTCTTTCCGTATTTGAATAGAAAAATCCAATACTCTGTTATTGAATCATTAAACCTTTCCatgttttcaaaaatgaCTGTTCCAATGAGAAGTGTAGCTGTATCTGCAAATGTATGTACAACATTACATGATACTCTAACACACATTCATAACAGCAATCTTACATTAGACAATGATGTTGGCCAGCTACTTTTGGAGTCTATTAGGAAAATAGAGTTTTTTAATGATAGCTATATTGCAACTAAGAAAGCTAACTGTGTTGGCCTAATTATTGCGGCGATGTGCCGAGGTGTTAATGAGGAAGATGCGAAAGCCTTATTAAATGATCAAACGGCTAAGATTATAAACCAAATAGCGGAAACAGATGAACCTTACTTAAGAACGTTTGAGATATTGTCGCTGGCaaatatatacaagtaCACTCTACAAGcatcctttttttctacTATACTTGACGTTATAAAAACTTTAATCAAAGACCCTCATCCAGTTGTTCATTATTGGTCACTTAAGGCTTTAAATATATTCCTAGAAAAACACTATCAGCTAGACACGTCAGAAACTGGTACTATTTTAGAGTTGCTGGATGAGATTCTCCTAACAGATAAATATGGGATTTTTGGTTCTTCAATAATAAATGCCAATTACTTTAGTGAATACAACAGCCATCATTTAGTGGGTGAAATTACTTGCACCATCACTGAGATACTTGGACCAAATTTATCATTCTTAAATGAAATCGAAAGTGAAATATTTAAAGAATTATCTGTCTCCTTATTGCTTTCGAATGATATTGTATCACAATATATGGCGCTAAAAATTTACGAAAATATATCGACATTCAAAGTTGTTGGTCTTCTAAAAGATAATTTGTTTATTAAAATAATTACAGATATATTGGACAACAATATTTCCATTGGTATTGGATCAAATGTATTCAATTCAGCTCTAACTATTAATAACGAAGTATTCCCTAGTTCTGCTAGTACCACAGCTTGCTTGAAAGTTCTGGAAATTGTTACACAATTGATTAGGTTACAGAAGGGCAGCTTGCTTCCCGAGAAGCTTGAAGTTGTTACCTGGCGTATCCTCAATTTATTCCCATCGAATGAAATAGTCATATCATATTTCGAGGAATATCTGCTGAATACCATGTCGGAGATTCCGAACTGGCTGGCAAAGCTAGTTAAGATATTTAACACTTCCGCCGACAGGCTATTTGAGGATTCTAACATTGCCAAAAGAGCACAGAAATTAGATAAGGATAGCGAGAATTATAAATCCAATAAGGAATACAGTGAAGGATTCGCAAATGAGGTAAATGAAACTAGTGGAAAAGAAGTTACCAACGATCATATTCATTGGCGTTTTAGGAAAGTGCTAACGAGAATGATATTACAAGTTTGTCATGAAGGCTTCAGCTCAGATTCTATACAGGAAAATATCCGAGAACAAATACCAACTTTGATCAAGTTAGCTCATCAACTATCATCTATTTCCAATGAAGAAATGAGATTAGGAGGTCTTAATATCATCAAGTTATTATTAACAAGATATGCATACATTAAAGACGCAGATACAAATGACTATGTATTGGGAATTCAAGAGGCACAGATTACAAGTGCAATAATGCCATCATTTAATTGGGGTAGTTCACCAGAGGTTATTAGACTTGCCATTGAAGTTGCTGGTGACTTGATAACTTCTGATGTAATCCCACTAGGCAACCTCCCCAGAGTTTCTAAACTGTTGGTATCTGGACTGTCGTTTTTCTCGGACTCTACAACCAATATGAAAGTGATGGGTATTGAGGTGCAAACTCAAAAAgccaaaagaaaaattgagTTGGGTATACTCAACGCATGGGCTGACATTGTTCAAACTGCTTACGTAAACGAAGATAAGGAACTAATATCATTCTCAAAGGAATATTGGCCTATTCTTGTGCCTCTTTGGATTGTTTCATTGAGAGAGTATATCATGATTAAAtatgaagaggaaaaaaagCAAGTTACAAAAGAAACGTCACAATCTGGATCtgttaataaaaaacaattataTGACTCTGTTTGGTTGAACTTCATTCAAGGAATTAGCTGTGTAATGGAGCATGATCTATCGGTAGTTTTAAAATCTTTGGATGAAAATGAACTCGAAGGATTCACATATATCCTGGTAATTCAATGCTTTGAAGAGATCGTAAGAAACATCGACAACTCCTTAGTCAAGTTAGATGTTTTAAGAGTATTGAGTTGTATATTGAAATGCCCTCTACCTTtagattttatttttgaagaggaCCTGAATACTGAGATTACAGATATCTTGAGTAGGTTAGTAACTACAGGCAGTCTTCAAGAGAAAACTTTTCTAATTGAGATTTTAGATAGTCTAATGAAAAAGTACATCTCAATTAATGATACTCATGAACTGTTTCTAAGTGGGATTGATAAAATGTATGAGCTTTTAAGGCTTATTATGCTAATTATAAAAGACCTCCTACCATTTGTTCAACATACAGTATCAGAAACTACTAATTCGGGGAAAGAGTTGAACAGCATGGAAGTAAACCTGCTAAGAAAAACGTTTAAAGTTTTAGAACAGAACATTCCTTCATTTGATGCAATATTTAAGCTCGACTTATATGCATGCCTGCTATTCGTTATTGGACgtatatttctttcagaTTCAAATGAAGCATTGGTGCCAGTGATACTACCTCTTTTAAAGTCAATTATAACAGACCTTGTTAAGTCGaatgaacaaaaaatgctagacatattttatttttctcttgAAGAACAGTTGGTAAACTCTATTACATCAGAATCATCAATGGCTACGTAT
- the VPS4 gene encoding AAA family ATPase VPS4 (CAGL0I06402g~Ortholog(s) have ATP binding, ATPase activity, protein homodimerization activity), which produces MSTGDFLSKGIDLVQKAIEYDTATQYEEAYTAYYNGLDYLMLALKYEKNPKSKELIRAKFTEYLQRAEQLKQHLDEEQEAKKKESTSVGAGSGSGSGSGKDDEDTEDGKKLRGALSGAILSEKPNVKWEDVAGLEGAKEALKEAVILPVKFPHLFKGNRKPTSGILLYGPPGTGKSYLAKAVATEANSTFFSVSSSDLVSKWMGESEKLVKQLFTMARENKPSIIFIDEVDALTGQRGEGESEASRRIKTELLVQMNGVGNDSHGVLVLGATNIPWQLDSAIRRRFERRIYIPLPDVAARTKMFEINVGETPCSLTKEDYRNLGQMTDGYSGSDIAVAVKDALMEPIRKIQGATHFRDISDDPDHRKLTPCSPGDEGAIEMSWTDIEADELEEPVLTIKDFLKAIKNTRPTVNEEDLKKQEDFTKDFGQEGN; this is translated from the coding sequence ATGAGTACTGGTGACTTTCTGAGCAAAGGGATTGATCTGGTGCAGAAGGCGATTGAGTATGATACTGCTACGCAGTACGAGGAGGCGTACACAGCGTACTACAACGGGCTGGACTATCTGATGTTGGCGCTGAAGTATGAGAAGAACCCGAAGTCGAAGGAGCTGATCCGGGCGAAGTTCACGGAGTACTTGCAGCGGGCGGAGCAACTGAAGCAGCACTTGGATGAGGAGCAGGAGGCGAAGAAAAAGGAGTCGACCTCGGTTGGTgctggctctggctctggctctggctctgggAAAGACGATGAGGATACAGAGGACGGTAAGAAGCTGCGAGGCGCGCTGTCGGGTGCGATACTGTCGGAGAAGCCCAATGTTAAGTGGGAGGACGTGGCGGGTCTGGAAGGTGCGAAGGAGGCGTTGAAGGAGGCCGTGATCCTGCCGGTGAAGTTCCCACACTTGTTTAAAGGTAACAGGAAACCCACATCTGGTATCCTCCTGTATGGGCCTCCGGGTACTGGTAAGTCCTACTTGGCGAAGGCAGTGGCCACAGAGGCCAACTCCACGTTCTTCAGCGTCAGTTCGAGTGATCTGGTGTCCAAGTGGATGGGTGAGTCCGAGAAGCTCGTGAAACAGCTGTTTACAATGGCCAGGGAGAACAAACCCTCGATCATATTTATCGATGAAGTCGATGCATTGACAGGGCAACGTGGTGAAGGGGAAAGTGAGGCCTCGAGAAGAATTAAAACGGAGTTACTGGTCCAAATGAACGGTGTCGGAAACGATTCGCATGGTGTCCTGGTCCTTGGTGCAACGAATATACCTTGGCAATTGGATAGCGCTatcagaagaagatttgaaagaagaatataCATTCCATTGCCGGACGTAGCCGCAAGAACCAAGATGTTTGAGATCAACGTGGGTGAGACTCCATGTTCTCTAACCAAGGAGGATTACAGAAACCTCGGGCAAATGACAGATGGTTACTCTGGTAGTGATATTGCCGTTGCTGTTAAAGACGCTCTGATGGAACCGATAAGAAAAATCCAGGGAGCTACACATTTTAGGGACATATCAGATGACCCTGACCATAGGAAGTTAACTCCTTGTTCTCCTGGGGATGAAGGTGCAATTGAGATGAGTTGGACTGATATTGAGGCTGACGAACTAGAAGAACCAGTATTAACTATAAAGGACTTCTTGAAGGCTATCAAGAACACTAGGCCAACCgttaatgaagaagatttgaagaaacaagaagacTTCACCAAGGACTTCGGTCAAGAAGGTAATTGA